GCGTCGTGATATCGGCCGACTGACGGTTACCTCACAACCGCCAGGCTGCAGCCAACTGAAACAAAGGGAGGGTCCGGCAAGTCCGGACCCTCCCTTTGTTTCACGTGAAACGTTCCGCAGCACGCGGAGACGTTTCACGTGAAACTATGCTGGTTCTCATGGAACAGGAGCTGAGAAGGCTCGAGAGGGTCACAACATGGGCCGGCGCCACGCTCGACGATGAGCAGATACAGCGCCTGGCTGCATACGCAACCTGGCTAACGGAGGAAGCCATTCCGGCCGGAGGGATTGGGCCGGATGAGGGATCCCGTATCTGGGATCGGCACATCTGTGATTCCCTGGCGTTTGCGGCCGCATGGAGAGACGGCCGGCCCGGGACCGCTGCCGACCTGGGTTCGGGCGTAGGGCTTCCCGGAATCCCTCTGGCCATCTTGTGGCCGGACACCAGGTGGAGCTTGATCGATAGGTCCAGACGAAGAGTCGAACTAGCCCGCAGAGCCATCCGAATCCTCGACGTCGACAACGTTCGTGCGTACGCCGAAGACTTCAGAAGGCATCGCACAGGGCACGAGGCCGTCGTGGCCAGGGGGGTTCTTAGCCCACAACAACTCCTCGAGGACATCGGAGAGGTCCTTTCGCCCGGCGGGCGCATTGCTGTCGGCCTAACGAGGAGCGGGAGTGAGGAGAAGTGGACGGAATCCTGGGGCAAGGTCATCGAGGTTCCGTCCGAGGTCCTTGACGGCGGTGGAAAGATCCTTATCATTGACTCCCGTGACCGATGAAACACA
This sequence is a window from Acidimicrobiia bacterium. Protein-coding genes within it:
- a CDS encoding RsmG family class I SAM-dependent methyltransferase yields the protein MEQELRRLERVTTWAGATLDDEQIQRLAAYATWLTEEAIPAGGIGPDEGSRIWDRHICDSLAFAAAWRDGRPGTAADLGSGVGLPGIPLAILWPDTRWSLIDRSRRRVELARRAIRILDVDNVRAYAEDFRRHRTGHEAVVARGVLSPQQLLEDIGEVLSPGGRIAVGLTRSGSEEKWTESWGKVIEVPSEVLDGGGKILIIDSRDR